A window from Cydia pomonella isolate Wapato2018A chromosome 8, ilCydPomo1, whole genome shotgun sequence encodes these proteins:
- the LOC133520650 gene encoding uncharacterized protein LOC133520650 yields the protein MASLYSRVKLRHEKLLTVTADSQALWEQLQADGVVSEDKFTALHLKLKQCLGTFEKEIFQYLSVVPDADVVSMTQDQLKAEDILTELEIAWQINKRRSGAVNKSKLPELSLPTFSGDKLKWCEFWDRFAANVDQRQLQESEKLMYLLSCLKGAALETVSGMAATNANYSVAVDTLKQRYGSTDTLIDAHYTALNQLQKADHTSASCRSVLDSVERNLRVLEKLGEPVGGNHLRALVLSKFPERVIHEHHLIGEGTDLKAIRNNLDRIITAMEKSAAAVVPTPETIAVPGSSTTEALQVRTEVRSLSSRKRKHAGNAVAGAPPSKRPKRACLFCNLKGHASRDCRKYSTVEARQKQVTGRCLHCLRRNHTTSSCKRKIACFRCKGDHLLIFCPNPASDGEEHDILEKHSLKSLCATSNKHTFLQTAVATLQNPLTKKSSKGRIFLDCGSQRSYITLAAAKKLGLPTLQEDLLLIFTFGASEPRETSTPSTTVNILTKRNVTKQFTVNVVPRITDRVPVTSFKYPGVDIVADDETVGEVVDVLIGNDFFGAILRERKIQVSEDFWLLDTDFGWVPTGKLTSEERSEVLSVVTYCQCHTPSCPYFSEPDLPLRNIDVRFLWSLENLGITDSPKATRQEEAVRHFNETVQYQEGRYLVKWPWIEYPPELPSNFGLALGRLKSNVKRLDLQLIKEYDSILREQLDLGIIEVVTRGFDLNGDHPIHYLAHHIVKQDGGKGRIVYDASAKSTGQKSLNECLYSGPSMLEDLTALLLKFRTKKYGILADVEKAFLQVALQEDDRDVTRFLWLKDTTKEVTEDNLLYLRFCRVPFGVVASPFLLTATIRHYISQSNKALLKQVADKCYVDNLVTGADTLQEAKQIYDQARTVFEQLSMNMRDWISNNQSFIDMIPEHHRSVKHGLVKVLGLMWNVEEDTLKLNLTEDHFSTDPPINTKRKVLRALARVYDPCGFVCPLMLSMKLIFQDICERKCKWDTELPMELTQSVKIVMEGLKSIVDTEVPRYLGTDVSRSDLKYHLHCFTDASKDAYAAVIYLKVIEDGQGKSVSLLMAKSHVSQTKDKDELKIPKLELLGFLIGSRLLKYVRNHLDLDIEKEYLWSDSLVVLSWMRSNKLLPPFVANRVNEIKRDHPNTEMFYVHTKANPADIATRPELFEEKRQLWFNGPEFLVNKESCWPQNRLYEAHQNLLSVGEVLGDNPGELTQEVSIGEVADQSKTPEQGSPSDPVEPMETQDSSIPTESGEYPTDGSMELDNPADEGGIQQQTIVAKIVSEIKDLQRKHFQEELNGKRTHLARNLDLFVDVDGFLRCRGRMANTTWSYDMKYPILLPKNSEFTDRIIKETHESNYHVGAPHTLSIIRERYWIPQGKAQVIKVLKRCTQCVKHGGGPYRLPATPALPPERVNYSRPFTFTGVDYLGPLFVSTQTGKEKRWVALFTCLTVRAIHLEIVKDLSAEECLLALRRFIAARNKPQRMYSDNATCFKLVAEMVQQPYCIKNDIQWKFICQLAPWHGGFYERLVALVKHCLKRTLEKHLLNDTRLLTVIKEVETVLNSRPLARVGTEVEHVLCPADFISLGQCLTMRPSAVDIPTCNTATKSDLFESWKRGCNILEEFKRMFVKQYLASLRERYNNSPKQPRVKSHRSPQVGDLVQVKSDLKNRNLWKVGKIHELIRGSDGECRVARVKVDDSSLTRSIGHLYPLEVDDETPVVEPVAADSTEMQEDSGELEAPNSSNPHTPALDERPNVDVDTLAGCDMTRNNEVPPPEEQPEERGVGRIKRIAAIRARDKILEWTRHLLALLQ from the coding sequence ATGGCAAGTTTATACAGTCGGGTTAAGCTGCGCCATGAAAAGTTACTAACGGTGACTGCGGACTCTCAGGCCCTCTGGGAGCAATTGCAAGCAGACGGAGTTGTCAGTGAAGACAAGTTCACGGCACTCCACCTAAAATTGAAACAGTGCTTGGGGACCTTTGAGAAGgagatatttcaatatttaagtGTGGTGCCGGATGCAGACGTGGTTAGCATGACACAGGATCAACTCAAGGCCGAAGATATATTGACAGAACTGGAAATTGCATGGCAGATTAACAAGAGGCGAAGTGGAGCTGTCAATAAGTCAAAGCTACCCGAGTTGAGCCTGCCAACCTTCTCCGGCGATAAGCTGAAATGGTGCGAATTTTGGGACCGATTTGCTGCCAATGTAGACCAGAGACAGTTACAGGAATCAGAGAAACTTATGTACCTCCTGAGCTGCCTAAAAGGTGCAGCTCTTGAAACGGTTTCAGGAATGGCAGCTACCAACGCCAACTACTCGGTTGCAGTGGATACTTTGAAGCAACGTTATGGGTCAACTGACACTTTAATAGACGCACATTATACAGCACTCAACCAACTTCAAAAGGCAGACCATACTAGTGCCAGCTGCCGGAGTGTTCTGGATAGTGTTGAGCGAAATCTCAGGGTATTGGAGAAGCTCGGGGAACCAGTTGGAGGCAACCATTTAAGAGCGCTGGTATTATCAAAGTTCCCAGAAAGGGTGATCCATGAGCACCACCTCATAGGTGAAGGTACTGACTTGAAGGCCATCAGAAATAATTTAGACCGCATAATCACGGCAATGGAGAAGTCAGCAGCTGCAGTAGTACCAACTCCAGAGACCATTGCCGTGCCTGGTAGTAGCACAACTGAGGCACTGCAAGTCCGTACAGAGGTAAGGTCTTTGAGTAGCCGGAAGCGGAAACATGCGGGAAACGCTGTTGCAGGTGCACCACCTTCAAAGCGACCAAAAAGGGCATGCTTGTTTTGCAATCTGAAAGGACATGCTAGCAGGGACTGTCGGAAATACAGTACAGTTGAAGCTCGTCAGAAGCAAGTGACAGGGAGGTGTCTACACTGCCTTCGACGCAATCATACAACATCATCCTGCAAGCGCAAGATTGCTTGCTTCCGCTGTAAAGGAGACCATCTGCTCATATTCTGTCCCAATCCGGCCTCAGATGGTGAGGAACATGATATTTTAGAGAAGCACTCTTTAAAATCCTTGTGTGCTACTTCTAACAAACACACTTTTTTGCAGACCGCAGTGGCAACTCTTCAAAATCCTCTAACTAAGAAAAGTAGCAAAGGCAGAATCTTCTTAGACTGCGGTAGTCAGCGGAGTTACATTACTCTAGCAGCTGCAAAAAAGTTAGGCCTGCCTACCCTCCAGGAAGACCTGCTACTCATATTCACCTTCGGAGCTTCTGAACCTCGGGAGACGTCGACCCCCTCAACAACAGTCAACATCCTGACGAAACGCAATGTCACCAAGCAGTTTACGGTGAACGTCGTACCAAGAATCACAGACAGAGTTCCGGTGACATCCTTCAAGTATCCTGGAGTCGATATTGTTGCTGATGATGAGACAGTTGGAGAGGTTGTCGATGTACTCATCGGAAATGATTTCTTTGGCGCTATCCTCAGAGAAAGAAAGATCCAGGTGTCGGAAGATTTTTGGTTATTGGATACTGATTTTGGATGGGTGCCTACAGGGAAGCTTACATCTGAAGAAAGAAGCGAGGTTCTCTCAGTGGTCACATATTGTCAGTGTCACACTCCTAGCTGTCCGTATTTCAGTGAGCCAGATCTGCCTTTAAGAAACATAGATGTAAGGTTCTTATGGTCATTAGAGAACCTAGGGATCACAGACTCACCAAAGGCTACGAGACAAGAAGAAGCAGTTCGTCACTTCAATGAGACTGTGCAATATCAGGAAGGCCGGTACTTAGTAAAATGGCCCTGGATTGAGTACCCACCAGAATTGCCATCAAATTTCGGATTGGCCTTAGGTCGATTGAAGAGTAACGTGAAGAGACTGGACTTGCAGTTAATTAAGGAGTACGACTCTATCTTGAGGGAACAACTGGATCTAGGAATTATAGAAGTCGTTACGAGAGGGTTTGACTTGAACGGAGACCACCCAATTCACTACCTCGCCCACCATATCGTGAAACAAGATGGCGGCAAAGGGAGGATAGTATACGACGCTAGTGCCAAAAGTACTGGACAGAAAAGCCTCAATGAGTGCCTTTACAGCGGACCTTCTATGTTAGAAGACCTAACTGCATTACTTTTGAAGTTCCGAACAAAGAAGTATGGCATACTGGCTGATGTAGAGAAGGCGTTCCTACAAGTAGCACTTCAAGAGGATGATCGCGATGTCACAAGGTTCCTCTGGTTAAAGGACACGACCAAGGAAGTGACGGAGGATAACCTACTGTATCTGAGGTTCTGCAGAGTACCTTTTGGAGTTGTTGCTAGTCCATTCTTACTGACAGCAACGATCCGACACTACATAAGCCAGTCAAACAAGGCCTTGCTGAAACAAGTCGCTGACAAGTGCTATGTGGATAACCTAGTGACTGGAGCTGATACTTTGCAGGAGGCTAAGCAGATCTATGACCAAGCAAGAACGGTGTTTGAACAACTGTCTATGAATATGAGGGACTGGATATCAAACAATCAGAGCTTCATAGATATGATACCAGAACATCATAGGTCAGTCAAACATGGACTGGTCAAAGTGCTTGGACTTATGTGGAATGTCGAAGAAGATACGCTGAAACTGAATTTGACTGAGGACCACTTCAGCACAGATCCTCCGATAAACACAAAGAGAAAAGTTCTTCGGGCTCTAGCACGTGTGTATGACCCCTGTGGCTTTGTATGCCCACTCATGTTGTCAATGAAGCTGATCTTCCAGGATATCTGTGAAAGGAAATGTAAATGGGATACAGAACTACCTATGGAGTTGACACAGTCTGTGAAAATTGTCATGGAAGGTCTGAAATCCATAGTGGACACAGAGGTGCCTAGGTACCTTGGTACAGATGTCTCAAGGAGTGACCTTAAGTACCACTTGCACTGTTTCACAGATGCTTCCAAAGACGCTTATGCTGCCGTTATCTACCTTAAAGTGATTGAAGATGGACAAGGAAAATCAGTCTCTCTGTTGATGGCAAAATCGCACGTGTCACAGACCAAAGACAAGGACGAATTAAAAATTCCTAAATTGGAACTACTAGGATTTCTGATAGGAAGCAGACTCCTGAAATACGTAAGGAACCATCTTGATCTTGATATTGAGAAAGAATATTTGTGGTCAGATAGTTTGGTTGTACTTAGTTGGATGAGGTCAAACAAACTGCTTCCACCCTTTGTCGCCAACAGAGTGAACGAAATCAAGCGTGACCACCCTAACACAGAGATGTTCTACGTTCACACAAAAGCAAATCCTGCTGATATTGCTACGCGTCCAGAACTGTTTGAAGAGAAAAGGCAACTTTGGTTTAACGGACCAGAGTTTCTCGTTAATAAAGAATCCTGCTGGCCCCAAAATAGACTCTACGAGGCACATCAGAACCTTCTGTCTGTTGGGGAGGTCCTGGGTGACAACCCAGGTGAGCTGACACAGGAAGTATCCATTGGTGAGGTTGCAGACCAGAGTAAGACCCCCGAGCAAGGAAGTCCCAGTGATCCCGTTGAACCAATGGAAACCCAGGATTCGAGCATACCTACAGAGAGTGGTGAATATCCTACTGATGGAAGCATGGAACTCGACAATCCTGCCGATGAAGGAGGTATCCAGCAGCAGACCATTGTGGCCAAAATAGTGTCCGAGATAAAAGATCTACAAAGGAAGCACTTCCAAGAAGAACTAAATGGCAAAAGAACACATTTAGCACGAAACTTAGATCTCTTTGTTGATGTAGACGGCTTTCTTAGGTGCCGTGGGCGTATGGCGAACACCACCTGGAGCTATGACATGAAGTATCCGATACTACTGCCAAAAAATTCCGAGTTCACTGACAGAATCATAAAGGAGACGCATGAGAGTAACTACCACGTCGGTGCTCCACACACACTGAGTATCATCAGGGAACGGTATTGGATACCCCAAGGGAAAGCCCAGGTAATAAAGGTGTTAAAGCGATGTACCCAATGTGTAAAACACGGCGGCGGTCCGTATCGTTTACCAGCCACACCGGCGCTGCCTCCAGAACGAGTAAATTATAGCAGACCCTTCACTTTCACTGGTGTTGACTATCTGGGACCGCTATTTGTGAGTACCCAGACTGGTAAAGAGAAACGATGGGTAGCCTTATTCACGTGTTTGACAGTAAGAGCGATACATCTTGAAATCGTGAAGGACCTTTCGGCTGAAGAATGTCTCCTAGCCTTGCGACGATTTATAGCTGCTAGAAACAAGCCACAACGAATGTACTCGGATAATGCGACTTGTTTTAAGTTAGTCGCTGAAATGGTACAACAGCCATACTGCATTAAGAATGACATCCAGTGGAAATTCATATGTCAACTAGCACCGTGGCATGGAGGGTTTTACGAGCGGCTAGTGGCCTTGGTGAAGCATTGCCTTAAAAGAACCCTAGAAAAACACCTTCTCAATGATACCAGGCTACTGACAGTGATAAAGGAAGTGGAAACAGTACTGAATTCAAGACCACTGGCAAGAGTTGGTACAGAAGTGGAACATGTCCTCTGCCCGGCAGATTTCATAAGCCTAGGACAATGTTTGACCATGAGACCATCTGCCGTGGATATTCCGACTTGTAACACTGCTACAAAGAGCGACCTGTTTGAGAGCTGGAAGAGAGGATGCAATATCCTAGAAGAATTTAAGAGGATGTTCGTCAAACAGTATCTTGCTAGCCTGAGAGAAAGGTACAACAACTCTCCCAAGCAGCCTAGAGTTAAATCTCATCGATCACCACAAGTAGGCGACCTTGTACAGGTTAAATCGGACCTCAAGAACAGAAACCTCTGGAAAGTGGGGAAGATCCACGAGCTGATCAGGGGAAGTGATGGTGAATGTAGAGTAGCGAGGGTCAAGGTTGACGATTCTTCCTTGACACGTTCCATTGGCCATCTCTACCCGCTGGAGGTAGATGACGAGACACCTGTGGTAGAACCGGTAGCGGCAGACTCGACTGAGATGCAAGAGGACAGCGGGGAGTTGGAGGCTCCAAACAGTTCAAATCCTCATACACCTGCACTTGATGAACGGCCGAATGTCGACGTGGATACTCTGGCTGGATGTGACATGACCCGTAACAATGAAGTCCCACCACCAGAGGAGCAGCCAGAAGAAAGAGGCGTTGGCAGAATCAAGCGGATCGCAGCCATTCGCGCCAGGGATAAAATCCTGGAGTGGACGCGACACCTGCTTGCCTTGCTACAGTAA